In Sorghum bicolor cultivar BTx623 chromosome 10, Sorghum_bicolor_NCBIv3, whole genome shotgun sequence, one genomic interval encodes:
- the LOC8072804 gene encoding uncharacterized protein LOC8072804 translates to MANNAVNPDGRAQQTTDNNSDTTGTGRNDATGSNIGKGVSVAGVMLDDEKSSRVNVAAEKVLSVSANLAKLLPSGAVLVFQTLSASFTNQGACNVANKWLSALLVTFLTAACIFLTFTDSIVHKGKVYYGVALPRRLNVFGLTKREERELLKALGGELKERRLKTLDWVHAFFTAIVFISIAMGDVGLQKCFVPNLDSDQMKNVKELLRNAPLGLALLSSFVFMIFPTRRRGVGFDNGNRGDTPPSEEDKKKANQQQQHSKDNNV, encoded by the coding sequence ATGGCAAACAACGCCGTCAACCCAGATGGAAGAGCGCAGCAGACAACAGACAATAATAGCGATACCACGGGGACAGGACGCAACGACGCGACAGGCAGTAACATTGGCAAGGGCGTCAGCGTCGCCGGCGTCATGCTGGATGATGAGAAATCCAGCAGGGTGAACGTGGCCGCCGAGAAGGTGCTGTCGGTGTCGGCGAACCTGGCGAAGCTGCTGCCGTCTGGCGCGGTGCTGGTGTTCCAGACGCTGTCGGCGTCCTTCACCAACCAGGGCGCCTGCAACGTCGCCAACAAGTGGCTCAGCGCCTTGCTCGTCACCTTCCTCACCGCCGCCTGCATCTTCCTCACCTTCACCGACAGCATCGTCCACAAGGGCAAGGTCTACTACGGCGTGGCGCTCCCGCGGCGGCTCAACGTGTTCGGCCTCACCAAGAGGGAGGAGCGCGAGCTGCTCAAGGCGCTCGGCGGCGAGCTCAAGGAGCGCCGCCTCAAGACGCTCGACTGGGTCCATGCCTTCTTCACCGCCATCGTCTTCATCTCCATAGCCATGGGCGACGTCGGGCTCCAGAAGTGCTTCGTCCCGAACCTGGACAGCGACCAGATGAAGAACGTCAAGGAGCTGCTGAGGAATGCGCCGCTGGGGCTGGCGCTCCTGTCCAGCTTCGTCTTCATGATCTTCCCCACCAGAAGACGCGGCGTCGGCTTCGACAACGGCAACCGCGGCGATACCCCTCCATCTGAGGAGGACAAAAAAAAGGctaaccagcagcagcagcattcaAAGGACAACAACGTTTAA